A single genomic interval of Macadamia integrifolia cultivar HAES 741 chromosome 6, SCU_Mint_v3, whole genome shotgun sequence harbors:
- the LOC122081950 gene encoding uncharacterized protein LOC122081950 isoform X2, which yields MVETRVFESGNSMEMLNTRRKAKDCSIPEMISFLQTAYRPMDFEEVERKLMLREQRLKIDKEALEDKVKHAMKREVELEEELKDCRTRCRELEETRRNVDERNRALSIELERVKKERISLGEKLGGLEFDKYAIEDELKKYKRLYDQLKEKFICLQEDYKIVCERGKTTRERNSTLSEELKKMEDDTREKYVQLKVENRNLECGKKRAENEIETWKNMLVESESRVLNLEEDTLVLKLEAEPRGLLNVISHEDKEKKGASFATNIQEEANSASDGACYKRLNCDAGSNMPVDMGSSCPSPDEGSINVQVTGPPCICIPHKHLVKVEEEKDKVSVKTELQDRTRVRRLFEFEQEGSSDQKMAGSKPAIGRPMVAIEIDSDDETSEMKIISVATSNIRDKGKTPVSVDNSLKGFLKDEKEMAPENCLKRIHSSQRGEKHKSICNITSSDSEGDNDEDKIPVRKRKMKKLLDLTHESMGFPVNQCSTASILYSGDGKFKKSFAPSKWPLLPLGQCEERKGGLERISPGHLGRNGSDTDCQIMVGLAAENAQDHKRGDVGSGTKAADSLYGFMVDGSDCSGREDTSTDRRNRKNKSEWTFEADMLSSFQKDPELCMKAVCALYRQQTFEEKSIKGSLYLNNQGFNKFDAISSRRLLRSWRSTCWEDSMNAEGWLSNTPSICSRFTRTKRTLTFRDHLSVKAWMKETLHTCYGCA from the exons ATGGTGGAAACTAGGGTTTTTGAATCTGGAAATTCGATGGAGATGTTGAATACGCGGAGGAAGGCGAAAGACTGCAGCATTCCGGAAATGATTTCGTTTTTGCAGACGGCTTATAGACCGATGGATTTTGAGGAGGTGGAGAGGAAGTTGATGTTGCGAGAACAGAGGTTGAAGATTGATAAGGAAGCTTTGGAGGACAAGGTGAAACATGCAATGAAACGTGAGGTTGAACTAGAAGAAGAGTTGAAGGATTGTCGAACTAGGTGTAGAGAGTTGGAAGAGACGAGGAGAAATGTGGACGAAAGAAACAGGGCCTTGTCTATCGAGCTTGAgagagtgaagaaagagaggatcTCTCTTGGAGAAAAACTAGGCGGGTTGGAATTTGATAAATATGCCATTGAAGATGAGCTTAAGAAATACAAGAGATTGTACGATCAGCTCAAAGAGAAGTTCATTTGTCTCCAAGAAGATTACAAAATTGTATGCGAAAGAGGGAAGACGACACGAGAAAGGAACTCTACTTTGTCGGAAGAGCTTAAGAAGATGGAGGACGATACAAGAGAGAAGTATGTTCAGCTGAAGGTTGAGAATAGGAATTTGGAATGTGGAAAAAAGAGAGCTGAGAATGAGATTGAGACTTGGAAGAATATGCTTGTGGAGTCAGAGTCTCGAGTCCTTAATTTGGAAGAAGATACTTTGGTCTTGAAGCTAGAAGCAGAGCCCAGAGGTTTATTGAACGTCATTTCTCATGAagacaaagagaagaagggagcaAGTTTTGCAACGAACATTCAAGAAGAAGCAAATAGTGCAAGTGACGGTGCCTGTTACAAAAGGTTGAATTGTGATGCAGGAAGCAACATGCCTGTGGATATGGGGTCATCTTGCCCTTCACCAGACGAAGGAAGCATAAATGTGCAGGTCACAG GTCCACCCTGTATTTGCATACCACATAAGCATTTGGTCAAAgttgaggaagagaaagacaAGGTTTCTGTAAAAACTGAATTGCAAGACAGAACGCGAGTTAGAAGGCTATTTGAGTTTGAACAAGAAGGGAGCTCCGACCAAAAAATGGCTGGATCCAAACCAGCTATTGGTAGACCTATGGTTGCCATTGAGATTGACAGTGATGATGAAACTAGTGAAATGAAGATTATTTCAGTGGCTACTTCTAACATTAGGGACAAAGGAAAGACTCCTGTTTCAGTTGACAATTCCTTGAAAGGATTTTTGAAGGATGAAAAAGAAATGGCTCCTGAGAATTGCTTGAAGAGAATACATTCCAGCCAAAGAGGAGAGAAGCATAAGAGCATCTGCAATATTACTTCTAGTGATAGCGAGGGTGACAATGATGAAGATAAAATTCCAGTTCGTAAACGTAAGATGAAGAAACTTCTAGATTTAACTCATGAATCCATGGGCTTTCCTGTGAATCAGTGTTCTACGGCTTCTATTTTATATTCTGGGGATGGCAAGTTTAAAAAATCCTTTGCTCCTTCAAAGTGGCCGCTGCTTCCACTGGGGCAATGTGAAGAAAGGAAGGGTGGGTTGGAAAGGATCTCTCCAGGTCATTTGGGGAGGAATGGGAGTGACACTGACTGTCAGATAATGGTTGGCCTGGCTGCTGAAAATGCTCAAGATCATAAGAGGGGAGATGTTGGTTCAGGTACTAAAGCTGCTGATAGCTTGTATGGGTTCATGGTAGATGGATCGGATTGTTCAGGTAGGGAAGATACTTCTACTGACCGAAggaacagaaaaaataaatcagaATGGACCTTTGAAGCAGACATGCTCTCTTCCTTTCAGAAGGATCCTGAACTCTGTATGAAGGCTGTTTGTGCTCTCTATAGGCAGCAAACTTTTGAGGAAAAATCAATCAAGGGTTCATTGTATTTGAACAACCAGGGGTTTAACAAATTTGATGCAATCAG CTCAAGAAGACTGTTAAGGAGCTGGAGAAGCACATGTTGGGAGGACTCGATGAATGCAGAAGGCTGGCTATCCAACACTCCAAGCATTTGTTCAAGATTTACCAGAACAAAGAGGACCCTTACTTTCCGTGATCATCTGTCCGTCAAAGCTTGGATGAAAGAG ACACTCCACACTTGTTATGGCTGTGCTTGA
- the LOC122081950 gene encoding uncharacterized protein LOC122081950 isoform X3, which produces MVETRVFESGNSMEMLNTRRKAKDCSIPEMISFLQTAYRPMDFEEVERKLMLREQRLKIDKEALEDKVKHAMKREVELEEELKDCRTRCRELEETRRNVDERNRALSIELERVKKERISLGEKLGGLEFDKYAIEDELKKYKRLYDQLKEKFICLQEDYKIVCERGKTTRERNSTLSEELKKMEDDTREKYVQLKVENRNLECGKKRAENEIETWKNMLVESESRVLNLEEDTLVLKLEAEPRGLLNVISHEDKEKKGASFATNIQEEANSASDGACYKRLNCDAGSNMPVDMGSSCPSPDEGSINVQVTGPPCICIPHKHLVKVEEEKDKVSVKTELQDRTRVRRLFEFEQEGSSDQKMAGSKPAIGRPMVAIEIDSDDETSEMKIISVATSNIRDKGKTPVSVDNSLKGFLKDEKEMAPENCLKRIHSSQRGEKHKSICNITSSDSEGDNDEDKIPVRKRKMKKLLDLTHESMGFPVNQCSTASILYSGDGKFKKSFAPSKWPLLPLGQCEERKGGLERISPGHLGRNGSDTDCQIMVGLAAENAQDHKRGDVGSGTKAADSLYGFMVDGSDCSGREDTSTDRRNRKNKSEWTFEADMLSSFQKDPELCMKAVCALYRQQTFEEKSIKGSLYLNNQGFNKFDAIRGTNLAKFLMDGASRGQLKKTVKELEKHMLGGLDECRRLAIQHSKHLFKIYQNKEDPYFP; this is translated from the exons ATGGTGGAAACTAGGGTTTTTGAATCTGGAAATTCGATGGAGATGTTGAATACGCGGAGGAAGGCGAAAGACTGCAGCATTCCGGAAATGATTTCGTTTTTGCAGACGGCTTATAGACCGATGGATTTTGAGGAGGTGGAGAGGAAGTTGATGTTGCGAGAACAGAGGTTGAAGATTGATAAGGAAGCTTTGGAGGACAAGGTGAAACATGCAATGAAACGTGAGGTTGAACTAGAAGAAGAGTTGAAGGATTGTCGAACTAGGTGTAGAGAGTTGGAAGAGACGAGGAGAAATGTGGACGAAAGAAACAGGGCCTTGTCTATCGAGCTTGAgagagtgaagaaagagaggatcTCTCTTGGAGAAAAACTAGGCGGGTTGGAATTTGATAAATATGCCATTGAAGATGAGCTTAAGAAATACAAGAGATTGTACGATCAGCTCAAAGAGAAGTTCATTTGTCTCCAAGAAGATTACAAAATTGTATGCGAAAGAGGGAAGACGACACGAGAAAGGAACTCTACTTTGTCGGAAGAGCTTAAGAAGATGGAGGACGATACAAGAGAGAAGTATGTTCAGCTGAAGGTTGAGAATAGGAATTTGGAATGTGGAAAAAAGAGAGCTGAGAATGAGATTGAGACTTGGAAGAATATGCTTGTGGAGTCAGAGTCTCGAGTCCTTAATTTGGAAGAAGATACTTTGGTCTTGAAGCTAGAAGCAGAGCCCAGAGGTTTATTGAACGTCATTTCTCATGAagacaaagagaagaagggagcaAGTTTTGCAACGAACATTCAAGAAGAAGCAAATAGTGCAAGTGACGGTGCCTGTTACAAAAGGTTGAATTGTGATGCAGGAAGCAACATGCCTGTGGATATGGGGTCATCTTGCCCTTCACCAGACGAAGGAAGCATAAATGTGCAGGTCACAG GTCCACCCTGTATTTGCATACCACATAAGCATTTGGTCAAAgttgaggaagagaaagacaAGGTTTCTGTAAAAACTGAATTGCAAGACAGAACGCGAGTTAGAAGGCTATTTGAGTTTGAACAAGAAGGGAGCTCCGACCAAAAAATGGCTGGATCCAAACCAGCTATTGGTAGACCTATGGTTGCCATTGAGATTGACAGTGATGATGAAACTAGTGAAATGAAGATTATTTCAGTGGCTACTTCTAACATTAGGGACAAAGGAAAGACTCCTGTTTCAGTTGACAATTCCTTGAAAGGATTTTTGAAGGATGAAAAAGAAATGGCTCCTGAGAATTGCTTGAAGAGAATACATTCCAGCCAAAGAGGAGAGAAGCATAAGAGCATCTGCAATATTACTTCTAGTGATAGCGAGGGTGACAATGATGAAGATAAAATTCCAGTTCGTAAACGTAAGATGAAGAAACTTCTAGATTTAACTCATGAATCCATGGGCTTTCCTGTGAATCAGTGTTCTACGGCTTCTATTTTATATTCTGGGGATGGCAAGTTTAAAAAATCCTTTGCTCCTTCAAAGTGGCCGCTGCTTCCACTGGGGCAATGTGAAGAAAGGAAGGGTGGGTTGGAAAGGATCTCTCCAGGTCATTTGGGGAGGAATGGGAGTGACACTGACTGTCAGATAATGGTTGGCCTGGCTGCTGAAAATGCTCAAGATCATAAGAGGGGAGATGTTGGTTCAGGTACTAAAGCTGCTGATAGCTTGTATGGGTTCATGGTAGATGGATCGGATTGTTCAGGTAGGGAAGATACTTCTACTGACCGAAggaacagaaaaaataaatcagaATGGACCTTTGAAGCAGACATGCTCTCTTCCTTTCAGAAGGATCCTGAACTCTGTATGAAGGCTGTTTGTGCTCTCTATAGGCAGCAAACTTTTGAGGAAAAATCAATCAAGGGTTCATTGTATTTGAACAACCAGGGGTTTAACAAATTTGATGCAATCAG GGGAACTAACTTGGCCAAGTTTCTTATGGATGGGGCCTCACGAGGGCAGCTCAAGAAGACTGTTAAGGAGCTGGAGAAGCACATGTTGGGAGGACTCGATGAATGCAGAAGGCTGGCTATCCAACACTCCAAGCATTTGTTCAAGATTTACCAGAACAAAGAGGACCCTTACTTTCCGTGA
- the LOC122081950 gene encoding uncharacterized protein LOC122081950 isoform X4 produces the protein MEMLNTRRKAKDCSIPEMISFLQTAYRPMDFEEVERKLMLREQRLKIDKEALEDKVKHAMKREVELEEELKDCRTRCRELEETRRNVDERNRALSIELERVKKERISLGEKLGGLEFDKYAIEDELKKYKRLYDQLKEKFICLQEDYKIVCERGKTTRERNSTLSEELKKMEDDTREKYVQLKVENRNLECGKKRAENEIETWKNMLVESESRVLNLEEDTLVLKLEAEPRGLLNVISHEDKEKKGASFATNIQEEANSASDGACYKRLNCDAGSNMPVDMGSSCPSPDEGSINVQVTGPPCICIPHKHLVKVEEEKDKVSVKTELQDRTRVRRLFEFEQEGSSDQKMAGSKPAIGRPMVAIEIDSDDETSEMKIISVATSNIRDKGKTPVSVDNSLKGFLKDEKEMAPENCLKRIHSSQRGEKHKSICNITSSDSEGDNDEDKIPVRKRKMKKLLDLTHESMGFPVNQCSTASILYSGDGKFKKSFAPSKWPLLPLGQCEERKGGLERISPGHLGRNGSDTDCQIMVGLAAENAQDHKRGDVGSGTKAADSLYGFMVDGSDCSGREDTSTDRRNRKNKSEWTFEADMLSSFQKDPELCMKAVCALYRQQTFEEKSIKGSLYLNNQGFNKFDAISSRRLLRSWRSTCWEDSMNAEGWLSNTPSICSRFTRTKRTLTFRDHLSVKAWMKEVGYILLSLFLSCI, from the exons ATGGAGATGTTGAATACGCGGAGGAAGGCGAAAGACTGCAGCATTCCGGAAATGATTTCGTTTTTGCAGACGGCTTATAGACCGATGGATTTTGAGGAGGTGGAGAGGAAGTTGATGTTGCGAGAACAGAGGTTGAAGATTGATAAGGAAGCTTTGGAGGACAAGGTGAAACATGCAATGAAACGTGAGGTTGAACTAGAAGAAGAGTTGAAGGATTGTCGAACTAGGTGTAGAGAGTTGGAAGAGACGAGGAGAAATGTGGACGAAAGAAACAGGGCCTTGTCTATCGAGCTTGAgagagtgaagaaagagaggatcTCTCTTGGAGAAAAACTAGGCGGGTTGGAATTTGATAAATATGCCATTGAAGATGAGCTTAAGAAATACAAGAGATTGTACGATCAGCTCAAAGAGAAGTTCATTTGTCTCCAAGAAGATTACAAAATTGTATGCGAAAGAGGGAAGACGACACGAGAAAGGAACTCTACTTTGTCGGAAGAGCTTAAGAAGATGGAGGACGATACAAGAGAGAAGTATGTTCAGCTGAAGGTTGAGAATAGGAATTTGGAATGTGGAAAAAAGAGAGCTGAGAATGAGATTGAGACTTGGAAGAATATGCTTGTGGAGTCAGAGTCTCGAGTCCTTAATTTGGAAGAAGATACTTTGGTCTTGAAGCTAGAAGCAGAGCCCAGAGGTTTATTGAACGTCATTTCTCATGAagacaaagagaagaagggagcaAGTTTTGCAACGAACATTCAAGAAGAAGCAAATAGTGCAAGTGACGGTGCCTGTTACAAAAGGTTGAATTGTGATGCAGGAAGCAACATGCCTGTGGATATGGGGTCATCTTGCCCTTCACCAGACGAAGGAAGCATAAATGTGCAGGTCACAG GTCCACCCTGTATTTGCATACCACATAAGCATTTGGTCAAAgttgaggaagagaaagacaAGGTTTCTGTAAAAACTGAATTGCAAGACAGAACGCGAGTTAGAAGGCTATTTGAGTTTGAACAAGAAGGGAGCTCCGACCAAAAAATGGCTGGATCCAAACCAGCTATTGGTAGACCTATGGTTGCCATTGAGATTGACAGTGATGATGAAACTAGTGAAATGAAGATTATTTCAGTGGCTACTTCTAACATTAGGGACAAAGGAAAGACTCCTGTTTCAGTTGACAATTCCTTGAAAGGATTTTTGAAGGATGAAAAAGAAATGGCTCCTGAGAATTGCTTGAAGAGAATACATTCCAGCCAAAGAGGAGAGAAGCATAAGAGCATCTGCAATATTACTTCTAGTGATAGCGAGGGTGACAATGATGAAGATAAAATTCCAGTTCGTAAACGTAAGATGAAGAAACTTCTAGATTTAACTCATGAATCCATGGGCTTTCCTGTGAATCAGTGTTCTACGGCTTCTATTTTATATTCTGGGGATGGCAAGTTTAAAAAATCCTTTGCTCCTTCAAAGTGGCCGCTGCTTCCACTGGGGCAATGTGAAGAAAGGAAGGGTGGGTTGGAAAGGATCTCTCCAGGTCATTTGGGGAGGAATGGGAGTGACACTGACTGTCAGATAATGGTTGGCCTGGCTGCTGAAAATGCTCAAGATCATAAGAGGGGAGATGTTGGTTCAGGTACTAAAGCTGCTGATAGCTTGTATGGGTTCATGGTAGATGGATCGGATTGTTCAGGTAGGGAAGATACTTCTACTGACCGAAggaacagaaaaaataaatcagaATGGACCTTTGAAGCAGACATGCTCTCTTCCTTTCAGAAGGATCCTGAACTCTGTATGAAGGCTGTTTGTGCTCTCTATAGGCAGCAAACTTTTGAGGAAAAATCAATCAAGGGTTCATTGTATTTGAACAACCAGGGGTTTAACAAATTTGATGCAATCAG CTCAAGAAGACTGTTAAGGAGCTGGAGAAGCACATGTTGGGAGGACTCGATGAATGCAGAAGGCTGGCTATCCAACACTCCAAGCATTTGTTCAAGATTTACCAGAACAAAGAGGACCCTTACTTTCCGTGATCATCTGTCCGTCAAAGCTTGGATGAAAGAGGTTGGGTACATTCTTCTGTCCCTGTTTCTCTCATGTATATGA
- the LOC122081950 gene encoding uncharacterized protein LOC122081950 isoform X1 has product MVETRVFESGNSMEMLNTRRKAKDCSIPEMISFLQTAYRPMDFEEVERKLMLREQRLKIDKEALEDKVKHAMKREVELEEELKDCRTRCRELEETRRNVDERNRALSIELERVKKERISLGEKLGGLEFDKYAIEDELKKYKRLYDQLKEKFICLQEDYKIVCERGKTTRERNSTLSEELKKMEDDTREKYVQLKVENRNLECGKKRAENEIETWKNMLVESESRVLNLEEDTLVLKLEAEPRGLLNVISHEDKEKKGASFATNIQEEANSASDGACYKRLNCDAGSNMPVDMGSSCPSPDEGSINVQVTGPPCICIPHKHLVKVEEEKDKVSVKTELQDRTRVRRLFEFEQEGSSDQKMAGSKPAIGRPMVAIEIDSDDETSEMKIISVATSNIRDKGKTPVSVDNSLKGFLKDEKEMAPENCLKRIHSSQRGEKHKSICNITSSDSEGDNDEDKIPVRKRKMKKLLDLTHESMGFPVNQCSTASILYSGDGKFKKSFAPSKWPLLPLGQCEERKGGLERISPGHLGRNGSDTDCQIMVGLAAENAQDHKRGDVGSGTKAADSLYGFMVDGSDCSGREDTSTDRRNRKNKSEWTFEADMLSSFQKDPELCMKAVCALYRQQTFEEKSIKGSLYLNNQGFNKFDAISSRRLLRSWRSTCWEDSMNAEGWLSNTPSICSRFTRTKRTLTFRDHLSVKAWMKEVGYILLSLFLSCI; this is encoded by the exons ATGGTGGAAACTAGGGTTTTTGAATCTGGAAATTCGATGGAGATGTTGAATACGCGGAGGAAGGCGAAAGACTGCAGCATTCCGGAAATGATTTCGTTTTTGCAGACGGCTTATAGACCGATGGATTTTGAGGAGGTGGAGAGGAAGTTGATGTTGCGAGAACAGAGGTTGAAGATTGATAAGGAAGCTTTGGAGGACAAGGTGAAACATGCAATGAAACGTGAGGTTGAACTAGAAGAAGAGTTGAAGGATTGTCGAACTAGGTGTAGAGAGTTGGAAGAGACGAGGAGAAATGTGGACGAAAGAAACAGGGCCTTGTCTATCGAGCTTGAgagagtgaagaaagagaggatcTCTCTTGGAGAAAAACTAGGCGGGTTGGAATTTGATAAATATGCCATTGAAGATGAGCTTAAGAAATACAAGAGATTGTACGATCAGCTCAAAGAGAAGTTCATTTGTCTCCAAGAAGATTACAAAATTGTATGCGAAAGAGGGAAGACGACACGAGAAAGGAACTCTACTTTGTCGGAAGAGCTTAAGAAGATGGAGGACGATACAAGAGAGAAGTATGTTCAGCTGAAGGTTGAGAATAGGAATTTGGAATGTGGAAAAAAGAGAGCTGAGAATGAGATTGAGACTTGGAAGAATATGCTTGTGGAGTCAGAGTCTCGAGTCCTTAATTTGGAAGAAGATACTTTGGTCTTGAAGCTAGAAGCAGAGCCCAGAGGTTTATTGAACGTCATTTCTCATGAagacaaagagaagaagggagcaAGTTTTGCAACGAACATTCAAGAAGAAGCAAATAGTGCAAGTGACGGTGCCTGTTACAAAAGGTTGAATTGTGATGCAGGAAGCAACATGCCTGTGGATATGGGGTCATCTTGCCCTTCACCAGACGAAGGAAGCATAAATGTGCAGGTCACAG GTCCACCCTGTATTTGCATACCACATAAGCATTTGGTCAAAgttgaggaagagaaagacaAGGTTTCTGTAAAAACTGAATTGCAAGACAGAACGCGAGTTAGAAGGCTATTTGAGTTTGAACAAGAAGGGAGCTCCGACCAAAAAATGGCTGGATCCAAACCAGCTATTGGTAGACCTATGGTTGCCATTGAGATTGACAGTGATGATGAAACTAGTGAAATGAAGATTATTTCAGTGGCTACTTCTAACATTAGGGACAAAGGAAAGACTCCTGTTTCAGTTGACAATTCCTTGAAAGGATTTTTGAAGGATGAAAAAGAAATGGCTCCTGAGAATTGCTTGAAGAGAATACATTCCAGCCAAAGAGGAGAGAAGCATAAGAGCATCTGCAATATTACTTCTAGTGATAGCGAGGGTGACAATGATGAAGATAAAATTCCAGTTCGTAAACGTAAGATGAAGAAACTTCTAGATTTAACTCATGAATCCATGGGCTTTCCTGTGAATCAGTGTTCTACGGCTTCTATTTTATATTCTGGGGATGGCAAGTTTAAAAAATCCTTTGCTCCTTCAAAGTGGCCGCTGCTTCCACTGGGGCAATGTGAAGAAAGGAAGGGTGGGTTGGAAAGGATCTCTCCAGGTCATTTGGGGAGGAATGGGAGTGACACTGACTGTCAGATAATGGTTGGCCTGGCTGCTGAAAATGCTCAAGATCATAAGAGGGGAGATGTTGGTTCAGGTACTAAAGCTGCTGATAGCTTGTATGGGTTCATGGTAGATGGATCGGATTGTTCAGGTAGGGAAGATACTTCTACTGACCGAAggaacagaaaaaataaatcagaATGGACCTTTGAAGCAGACATGCTCTCTTCCTTTCAGAAGGATCCTGAACTCTGTATGAAGGCTGTTTGTGCTCTCTATAGGCAGCAAACTTTTGAGGAAAAATCAATCAAGGGTTCATTGTATTTGAACAACCAGGGGTTTAACAAATTTGATGCAATCAG CTCAAGAAGACTGTTAAGGAGCTGGAGAAGCACATGTTGGGAGGACTCGATGAATGCAGAAGGCTGGCTATCCAACACTCCAAGCATTTGTTCAAGATTTACCAGAACAAAGAGGACCCTTACTTTCCGTGATCATCTGTCCGTCAAAGCTTGGATGAAAGAGGTTGGGTACATTCTTCTGTCCCTGTTTCTCTCATGTATATGA